One window from the genome of Entelurus aequoreus isolate RoL-2023_Sb linkage group LG04, RoL_Eaeq_v1.1, whole genome shotgun sequence encodes:
- the slc22a2 gene encoding solute carrier family 22 member 2 isoform X1, whose product MNTQCMCLCSVFMLMRRVWRSAPLHSPLTFGLTRPVKNEEDRASCHFVLITAAAMTSFDDILEEAGKFGRSQRRIFALLCFVSMPWAGVYVGIVFQGFTPDHWCRDDAVQQWRQTCGRSLADGRSVIAPLVNVSGVLQHSSCEQYDVDWNATLTCDAQKMDLGSTPTTPCKSGWEYDYEGRRSFVTEFGLVCSDAWLVDMFQAMLNIGFLLGSITIGYLADRFGRRLSFLMSNVFNGIAGILVAVAPNYVSMLIFRMLYGFGVKGGWMAGYVLITEIVGVEYRRTVGVVYQMFFSVGLLVLPLLAYFITDWRWLQVVITVPYILFISYYWFIPESPRWLLSQNRRSQAVAITEAMAKENKRTLSKNIETLTDENADPSATASFMDLIRTPKMRKHTFILSFNWFTSAVVYQGLIMRLGIMGGNVYISFLISALMEFPAALLILFTIERVGRRLPFAAANVVAGAACLITAFLPDSVPWLKTAVACVGRLGITMTFEMVVFVNTELYPTFVRNLGVSVCSTLCDIGGIAAPFLLYRLATIWLELPLIIFGILAFLAGALVLLLPETRGVPLPDTINDIEFPDKVKLKAMQKNQQLTTLLPPDANISSNQNPASV is encoded by the exons ATGAACACTCAGTGCATGTGTCTGTGCTCTGTGTTTATGTTAATGAGGCGAGTATGGCGTAGCGCTCCGCTGCACAGCCCGCTGACCTTTGGTCTAACCCGTCCTGTTAAAAATGAAGAGGACCGGGCCAGCTGCCACTTTGTGCTCATCACCGCCGCTGCCATGACCTCGTTTGACGACATCTTGGAGGAAGCCGGGAAGTTCGGCCGCAGCCAGAGGCGCATTTTCGCCCTGCTGTGCTTCGTGTCCATGCCCTGGGCCGGCGTGTACGTGGGCATCGTCTTCCAGGGTTTCACCCCAGACCATTGGTGCCGTGACGACGCCGTCCAGCAATGGAGGCAAACGTGCGGTCGGAGCTTGGCCGATGGCCGAAGTGTGATTGCGCCGCTGGTCAACGTGTCCGGCGTGCTGCAGCACAGCAGCTGCGAGCAGTACGACGTGGACTGGAACGCCACGCTCACCTGCGACGCTCAAAAGATGGACCTGGGCAGCACACCCACAACGCCCTGCAAGAGCGGCTGGGAGTACGACTATGAGGGGAGGCGGTCCTTCGTCACGGAG TTTGGCCTGGTGTGCTCTGACGCTTGGTTGGTGGACATGTTCCAGGCCATGCTCAACATCGGCTTCCTGCTGGGCAGCATAACCATCGGTTACCTGGCCGACAG GTTTGGCAGGAGGTTAAGCTTCCTGATGTCCAACGTGTTCAACGGGATCGCGGGGATCCTGGTGGCTGTGGCGCCCAACTACGTGTCCATGTTGATCTTCAGGATGCTGTACGGCTTTGGCGTGAAGGGAGGCTGGATGGCGGGATACGTGCTGA TCACAGAGATCGTGGGTGTGGAGTACAGGCGCACAGTGGGCGTGGTTTACCAGATGTTCTTCAGTGTAGGTCTCCTGGTGCTCCCCCTGCTGGCCTACTTCATCACTGACTGGCGATGGCTGCAGGTCGTCATCACTGTGCCCTACATCCTGTTCATCAGCTACTACTG GTTCATTCCGGAGTCTCCAAGATGGCTGCTGTCCCAGAACAGGAGGTCCCAAGCTGTGGCAATCACTGAGGCCATGGCCAAGGAGAACAAGAGGACTTTGTCCAAGAACATTGAG ACTTTAACTGATGAAAACGCTGATCCTTCTGCCACCGCCTCCTTCATGGACTTGATCAGAACGCCCAAAATGAGGAAGCACACCTTCATCCTCAGCTTTAACTG GTTTACCAGTGCAGTGGTCTACCAGGGTCTGATTATGCGACTGGGCATTATGGGAGGAAATGTCTACATCAGCTTCCTCATCTCCGCTCTCATGGAGTTTCCCGCCGCTTTGCTCATCCTCTTCACCATCGAGCGTGTTGGCCGCCGCTTGCCCTTTGCCGCCGCCAACGTAGTGGCCGGAGCCGCTTGCTTAATCACTGCTTTCCTTCCAGACA GTGTGCCCTGGTTGAAGACGGCAGTGGCTTGCGTGGGCCGACTGGGCATCACCATGACGTTTGAGATGGTCGTCTTTGTCAACACGGAACTCTACCCGACGTTCGTCAG GAACCTGGGTGTGTCCGTGTGCTCCACACTGTGCGACATCGGCGGCATCGCTGCTCCTTTCCTCCTCTACCGGCTGGCCACCATCTGGCTGGAACTACCCCTCATAATTTTTG GCATTCTGGCTTTTCTGGCCGGCGCGTTGGTCTTGCTGCTCCCGGAAACACGAGGTGTCCCGCTGCCCGACACCATCAATGACATTGAGTTCCCTGACAA GGTGAAGCTAAAAGCC
- the slc22a2 gene encoding solute carrier family 22 member 2 isoform X2, protein MNTQCMCLCSVFMLMRRVWRSAPLHSPLTFGLTRPVKNEEDRASCHFVLITAAAMTSFDDILEEAGKFGRSQRRIFALLCFVSMPWAGVYVGIVFQGFTPDHWCRDDAVQQWRQTCGRSLADGRSVIAPLVNVSGVLQHSSCEQYDVDWNATLTCDAQKMDLGSTPTTPCKSGWEYDYEGRRSFVTEFGLVCSDAWLVDMFQAMLNIGFLLGSITIGYLADRFGRRLSFLMSNVFNGIAGILVAVAPNYVSMLIFRMLYGFGVKGGWMAGYVLITEIVGVEYRRTVGVVYQMFFSVGLLVLPLLAYFITDWRWLQVVITVPYILFISYYWFIPESPRWLLSQNRRSQAVAITEAMAKENKRTLSKNIETLTDENADPSATASFMDLIRTPKMRKHTFILSFNWFTSAVVYQGLIMRLGIMGGNVYISFLISALMEFPAALLILFTIERVGRRLPFAAANMFGCSYGSSRRRRCALVEDGSGLRGPTGHHHDV, encoded by the exons ATGAACACTCAGTGCATGTGTCTGTGCTCTGTGTTTATGTTAATGAGGCGAGTATGGCGTAGCGCTCCGCTGCACAGCCCGCTGACCTTTGGTCTAACCCGTCCTGTTAAAAATGAAGAGGACCGGGCCAGCTGCCACTTTGTGCTCATCACCGCCGCTGCCATGACCTCGTTTGACGACATCTTGGAGGAAGCCGGGAAGTTCGGCCGCAGCCAGAGGCGCATTTTCGCCCTGCTGTGCTTCGTGTCCATGCCCTGGGCCGGCGTGTACGTGGGCATCGTCTTCCAGGGTTTCACCCCAGACCATTGGTGCCGTGACGACGCCGTCCAGCAATGGAGGCAAACGTGCGGTCGGAGCTTGGCCGATGGCCGAAGTGTGATTGCGCCGCTGGTCAACGTGTCCGGCGTGCTGCAGCACAGCAGCTGCGAGCAGTACGACGTGGACTGGAACGCCACGCTCACCTGCGACGCTCAAAAGATGGACCTGGGCAGCACACCCACAACGCCCTGCAAGAGCGGCTGGGAGTACGACTATGAGGGGAGGCGGTCCTTCGTCACGGAG TTTGGCCTGGTGTGCTCTGACGCTTGGTTGGTGGACATGTTCCAGGCCATGCTCAACATCGGCTTCCTGCTGGGCAGCATAACCATCGGTTACCTGGCCGACAG GTTTGGCAGGAGGTTAAGCTTCCTGATGTCCAACGTGTTCAACGGGATCGCGGGGATCCTGGTGGCTGTGGCGCCCAACTACGTGTCCATGTTGATCTTCAGGATGCTGTACGGCTTTGGCGTGAAGGGAGGCTGGATGGCGGGATACGTGCTGA TCACAGAGATCGTGGGTGTGGAGTACAGGCGCACAGTGGGCGTGGTTTACCAGATGTTCTTCAGTGTAGGTCTCCTGGTGCTCCCCCTGCTGGCCTACTTCATCACTGACTGGCGATGGCTGCAGGTCGTCATCACTGTGCCCTACATCCTGTTCATCAGCTACTACTG GTTCATTCCGGAGTCTCCAAGATGGCTGCTGTCCCAGAACAGGAGGTCCCAAGCTGTGGCAATCACTGAGGCCATGGCCAAGGAGAACAAGAGGACTTTGTCCAAGAACATTGAG ACTTTAACTGATGAAAACGCTGATCCTTCTGCCACCGCCTCCTTCATGGACTTGATCAGAACGCCCAAAATGAGGAAGCACACCTTCATCCTCAGCTTTAACTG GTTTACCAGTGCAGTGGTCTACCAGGGTCTGATTATGCGACTGGGCATTATGGGAGGAAATGTCTACATCAGCTTCCTCATCTCCGCTCTCATGGAGTTTCCCGCCGCTTTGCTCATCCTCTTCACCATCGAGCGTGTTGGCCGCCGCTTGCCCTTTGCCGCCGCCAAC ATGTTTGGATGCTCTTACGGTTCCTCTCGTCGTCGCAGGTGTGCCCTGGTTGAAGACGGCAGTGGCTTGCGTGGGCCGACTGGGCATCACCATGACGTTTGA